A segment of the Syntrophorhabdaceae bacterium genome:
TCCACCTTATCCCCATCGGACAGGACGGCCTCCGGATATTTCTGAGGAAACACAAAGCGGTTATTAAGTTCCACAATAAGACCGGAGTCTTTCTCTTTCATTAATTTTATCAAGTCAGTAATCGTGGTATTCTCCGGAACCATTTCTTTCATACCGTTAAATGTAATCTCGATCTTCCTGCCATGCACGGTAATGTCCCTCTTTATACGTGAGTCGT
Coding sequences within it:
- the thiS gene encoding sulfur carrier protein ThiS translates to MHGRKIEITFNGMKEMVPENTTITDLIKLMKEKDSGLIVELNNRFVFPQKYPEAVLSDGDKVEFINPDFGG